One part of the Microlunatus elymi genome encodes these proteins:
- a CDS encoding alpha-1,4-glucan--maltose-1-phosphate maltosyltransferase: protein MTVPGARRAQPGQGTTIGRIPVIKPSPVVENGAFPAKAAIDELFSIEATVFREGHDAVGAQVVLTDPDGASSVRPMRPVPPAGFDRWGARVGLDRLGSWRFRIEAYDDPFETWLHNAKIKIPAGIDVELMCAEGRELFEEAAGIARAAGDAAAVELLSSAARFLGVAVQVEDRLARARTDDVLAAMAVHKPRRLLTTTPEYPIFCDRRRALFSSWYEFFPRSIGAHRSASGHWVSGTFATAQERLEAAARMGFDVVYLPPIHPIGYSYRKGRNNTLQPGPEDPGSPWAIGNADGGHDAIHPELGTFDDFDEFVRTARSLGLEVAMDFALQASPDHPWVQDHPEWFSKRIDGSIAYAENPPKKYQDIYPINFDQDQDGIYAECLRLINLWVDHGVTIFRVDNPHTKPVDFWAWLLAEVRRTNPEVIFLAEAFTRPEMMHTLGKIGFHQSYSYFTWRNEKWEIIEYLTELSTQTDGFLRPNFFVNTPDILPTFLQSGSPTAFTIRAVLAATLSSNWGVYSGFELYEHTPLRHGSEEYLNSEKYEYRPRDFAGAEERGESLALLLGRLNELRREHPALQQVRDLHFHTTPHDQVLAYSKRVGDDLIIVVCSLDPHQVAETEVFLDMSALGFDDHDVLEVHDQLSGRRWRWGQRNYVRLTLEDPAHILTVTPPSAVTPSATRPDTSTAKPSGSGAS from the coding sequence GTGACGGTTCCAGGAGCTCGACGCGCGCAGCCCGGTCAAGGGACGACGATCGGCCGGATTCCGGTGATCAAGCCCTCTCCGGTGGTCGAGAACGGCGCCTTTCCCGCCAAGGCGGCGATCGACGAGTTGTTCAGTATCGAGGCCACGGTCTTCCGCGAGGGCCACGATGCGGTCGGCGCCCAGGTCGTGTTGACCGATCCCGACGGCGCCAGCAGCGTACGGCCGATGCGTCCGGTGCCGCCGGCCGGTTTCGACCGCTGGGGCGCACGGGTTGGACTGGACCGGCTCGGCAGCTGGCGGTTCCGGATCGAGGCGTACGACGATCCGTTCGAGACCTGGCTGCACAACGCGAAGATCAAGATCCCGGCCGGCATCGACGTCGAACTGATGTGTGCCGAGGGACGGGAACTGTTCGAGGAGGCCGCCGGCATCGCCCGCGCCGCCGGTGATGCCGCCGCGGTCGAGTTGCTGTCCAGCGCGGCCCGATTCCTCGGCGTCGCGGTCCAGGTCGAAGATCGACTTGCCCGGGCTCGCACCGACGACGTACTGGCGGCGATGGCCGTCCACAAGCCACGCCGACTGCTCACCACGACACCGGAGTATCCGATCTTCTGCGATCGGCGGCGGGCCCTCTTCTCGTCCTGGTACGAGTTCTTCCCGCGTTCCATCGGCGCGCACCGATCTGCCAGCGGGCATTGGGTCTCCGGCACGTTCGCCACCGCACAGGAACGGCTGGAAGCTGCCGCCCGGATGGGCTTCGACGTGGTGTACCTGCCGCCCATCCATCCGATCGGCTACAGCTATCGCAAGGGTCGCAACAACACCCTGCAACCAGGTCCGGAGGATCCCGGTTCACCGTGGGCGATCGGCAACGCCGACGGTGGCCACGACGCGATCCATCCCGAACTCGGCACCTTCGACGACTTCGACGAGTTCGTCCGCACAGCCAGGAGCCTGGGCCTGGAGGTCGCGATGGACTTCGCTCTGCAGGCGTCGCCCGACCATCCGTGGGTGCAAGATCATCCGGAGTGGTTCAGCAAGCGGATCGACGGCAGCATCGCCTACGCCGAGAACCCGCCGAAGAAGTATCAGGACATCTACCCGATCAACTTCGACCAAGATCAGGACGGCATCTACGCCGAGTGCCTGCGCTTGATCAACTTGTGGGTCGATCACGGCGTGACGATCTTCCGGGTGGACAATCCGCACACCAAGCCGGTCGACTTCTGGGCCTGGCTACTGGCCGAGGTACGCCGTACGAATCCGGAGGTGATCTTCCTCGCCGAGGCGTTCACCCGTCCGGAGATGATGCACACCCTGGGCAAGATCGGCTTCCACCAGAGCTACAGCTATTTCACCTGGCGCAACGAGAAGTGGGAGATCATCGAGTACCTGACCGAGCTCAGCACCCAGACCGACGGCTTCCTGCGGCCGAACTTCTTCGTCAACACTCCGGACATCCTGCCGACCTTCCTGCAGTCCGGTTCACCGACCGCGTTCACCATCCGCGCGGTCCTGGCCGCGACGCTGTCCTCGAACTGGGGCGTCTACTCCGGTTTCGAACTCTACGAGCACACCCCGTTGCGGCACGGCTCGGAGGAGTACCTGAACTCGGAGAAGTACGAGTACCGGCCGCGCGACTTCGCCGGTGCCGAGGAACGCGGAGAGTCGCTCGCGCTGCTGCTGGGCAGGCTGAACGAACTCCGCCGCGAACATCCCGCCCTGCAGCAGGTGCGCGATCTGCACTTCCACACCACGCCGCATGATCAGGTGCTCGCCTACTCCAAGCGTGTCGGTGACGACCTGATCATCGTCGTCTGCAGCCTCGACCCGCATCAGGTCGCCGAGACCGAAGTCTTCCTGGACATGTCCGCGCTCGGCTTCGATGATCATGACGTGCTAGAAGTCCATGATCAACTTTCCGGCCGGAGGTGGCGCTGGGGCCAGCGTAATTACGTCCGGCTCACCCTCGAGGATCCGGCGCACATCCTGACCGTCACGCCACCGAGTGCGGTGACACCGTCTGCTACCCGACCCGACACCTCCACAGCGAAACCTTCCGGTTCGGGCGCCTCATGA
- a CDS encoding maltokinase N-terminal cap-like domain-containing protein, producing the protein MINGRLIDHLTSARWFGGNRRTARVSGTFPLPWLREPGNWPAVRLEIARIVYQDSDLTDLYQLLISYHPDHDPGDALLIIDDPDHGRLAGVDATEDPAAHQALLDVIIGAVRGSSPGPSTSSAPSGGSPASAGADLVPRLLDGSGLQPSLPSQVFGGEQSNTSIEYAHKVILKLFRHLHPGRNRDIETLAALTRADCPDVPALRGWLEGRWVTEAGDEPVTADLAMLTTYIPRSRDGWEFALAEYRLDHDFTGPAHDLGHSLARVHAELRRQFPANELGGDQVATTMRQRLTAALAEVPQLVGDQPRLTTIFESLLGRRVAVQRVHADFHLGQALHTPDGWKIIDFEGEPATSDADRSRPDSVWRDVAGALRSFDYVAAHDHVLHSRAIASSWVTACQQAFLDGYGKGASRTVDRDLLRAYLADKAIYETVYEARHRPDWLPIPLAAVAGLSP; encoded by the coding sequence ATGATCAATGGGCGGTTGATCGACCATCTCACCTCCGCCCGGTGGTTCGGCGGCAACCGTCGAACCGCCCGGGTGTCGGGGACATTCCCGCTGCCCTGGCTCCGCGAGCCCGGCAACTGGCCCGCCGTCCGGCTGGAGATCGCCCGGATCGTCTACCAGGACAGCGATCTCACCGATCTCTACCAACTGTTGATCAGCTATCACCCGGACCACGATCCGGGCGACGCGTTGCTGATCATCGACGATCCCGACCACGGTCGGCTGGCGGGTGTCGACGCAACCGAGGATCCGGCCGCGCATCAGGCGTTGCTGGACGTGATCATCGGTGCGGTGCGGGGGTCGAGTCCTGGTCCTTCGACAAGCTCAGCTCCCTCGGGAGGCAGCCCCGCGAGTGCCGGTGCCGACCTCGTGCCGCGGCTACTGGACGGGTCCGGATTGCAGCCGTCGCTGCCGTCGCAGGTTTTCGGCGGAGAACAGTCCAACACGTCGATCGAGTACGCCCACAAGGTGATCTTGAAATTGTTCCGCCATCTGCACCCGGGACGCAATCGGGACATCGAGACGCTCGCGGCCCTGACCCGCGCCGACTGCCCGGACGTGCCCGCCCTGCGTGGCTGGTTGGAGGGGCGATGGGTGACGGAGGCGGGCGATGAACCGGTCACGGCCGATCTGGCGATGCTGACCACGTACATCCCCCGATCTCGTGACGGTTGGGAATTCGCACTGGCCGAATACCGGCTCGATCACGACTTCACCGGTCCTGCCCACGACCTCGGCCACTCCTTGGCACGGGTACACGCGGAACTGCGCCGGCAGTTCCCGGCGAACGAACTGGGCGGCGACCAGGTCGCGACGACGATGCGGCAGCGGCTGACCGCGGCGTTGGCCGAGGTGCCCCAGTTGGTCGGCGATCAGCCGAGGTTGACCACGATCTTCGAGTCCCTGCTCGGCCGGCGCGTGGCCGTGCAACGCGTGCACGCCGATTTCCACCTCGGCCAGGCCCTGCACACACCCGACGGCTGGAAGATCATCGACTTCGAGGGCGAACCGGCCACCTCGGACGCCGATCGATCCCGGCCGGACAGCGTCTGGCGCGATGTCGCCGGTGCCCTGCGCTCCTTCGACTACGTCGCCGCGCACGACCACGTACTGCATTCCCGGGCGATCGCGTCCTCCTGGGTCACCGCCTGCCAGCAAGCCTTCCTGGACGGCTACGGCAAGGGCGCGAGCCGGACCGTCGACCGCGACCTGTTGCGTGCCTACCTTGCCGACAAGGCGATCTACGAGACCGTCTACGAGGCCCGACATCGTCCCGACTGGCTGCCGATCCCGCTGGCCGCCGTGGCCGGCCTGTCGCCATGA
- the glgB gene encoding 1,4-alpha-glucan branching protein GlgB has product MAIDPAGGLTGIALSGFGQGHDTECWKRLGAVELTQSDSERGQVLGTRFSVWAPNAKAVRVVGDFNAWSGHDHHLDRVPGTGVWALFVEGVSTGALYKFEVLGADDVWRLKADPMARFCEAAPHNASIVYNSQYVWTDDHWLTHRADQPAYRSPMSIYEVHLGSWRRGLGYVELARQLVEYVSWQGFTHVEFMPLAEHPYEGSWGYHVTGYFAPVSRFGSPDELRYLVDQLHAAGIGVIMDWVPGHFATDPWALQRFDGTALYEHEDPRLGWHPDWGSYIFNLGRNEVRSFLLSNAYYWLDEFHLDGLRVDGVASMLYLDYSRGPGEWVPNIYGGNENLDSVSFLQAMNSDVYRRKPGIVTVAEESTSWPGVTRSVDHGGLGFGFKWNMGWMNDSLRYYGRNPVHRQYHHHEMTFAMAYAYSENFVLPISHDEVVHGKGSMYERAPEDEWRKFATLRTFYAFMWSHPGKKLIFMGTEFGQRREFDDQRGVDWYDSEQWGHRGVQLLIKDLNRVYRAHPALWKHDHDSSGFRWIDADDHGGNTFSFLRMDPGDDGAGQVVAAVINFSPDPRYDLRIGLPAEGRWTEILNTDAELYDGTGQFGNLGQVTAYPTPSHGFDHSATVTVPPLGAVWFRFDPEHPIEDPEPILNDIAGSIAPSGATAAEPVEGPEEH; this is encoded by the coding sequence ATGGCGATCGATCCGGCCGGAGGTTTGACGGGAATCGCGTTGAGCGGATTCGGTCAGGGCCACGACACCGAGTGCTGGAAGCGGCTCGGAGCGGTGGAGTTGACCCAGTCCGACAGCGAGCGCGGACAGGTCCTGGGCACCCGCTTCTCCGTCTGGGCGCCGAACGCCAAGGCGGTCCGGGTGGTCGGCGACTTCAACGCCTGGAGCGGCCATGATCATCATCTCGACCGAGTGCCCGGCACCGGTGTCTGGGCGCTGTTCGTAGAGGGTGTGAGCACCGGCGCGTTGTACAAGTTCGAGGTGCTGGGCGCCGACGACGTCTGGCGGCTGAAGGCCGATCCGATGGCCCGCTTCTGCGAGGCCGCACCGCACAACGCATCGATCGTCTACAACAGCCAGTACGTCTGGACCGATGATCACTGGCTGACTCATCGGGCCGATCAGCCGGCCTACCGGAGCCCGATGTCGATCTACGAGGTCCACCTCGGGTCCTGGCGACGTGGTCTGGGTTACGTCGAACTGGCGCGTCAGCTGGTCGAGTACGTCAGCTGGCAGGGGTTCACCCACGTCGAGTTCATGCCGCTGGCCGAGCACCCGTACGAGGGTTCCTGGGGTTATCACGTGACCGGCTACTTCGCTCCGGTCTCCCGTTTCGGTTCACCGGACGAACTGCGTTATCTCGTTGATCAACTGCATGCCGCCGGCATCGGAGTGATCATGGACTGGGTGCCGGGCCACTTCGCCACCGACCCGTGGGCGTTGCAGCGCTTCGACGGCACCGCGCTCTACGAGCACGAGGATCCCCGGCTGGGCTGGCATCCGGACTGGGGTTCCTACATCTTCAACCTGGGCCGCAACGAAGTCCGCAGCTTCCTGTTGTCCAACGCCTACTACTGGTTGGACGAATTCCACCTGGACGGCCTGCGGGTCGACGGTGTCGCCTCGATGCTCTACCTGGACTACTCCCGCGGCCCGGGCGAGTGGGTGCCGAACATCTACGGCGGCAACGAGAACCTGGACTCGGTGTCCTTCCTGCAGGCGATGAACTCCGACGTCTACCGGCGCAAGCCCGGAATCGTCACGGTGGCTGAGGAATCCACCTCCTGGCCGGGCGTCACCCGCAGTGTTGATCATGGCGGACTCGGCTTCGGCTTCAAGTGGAACATGGGCTGGATGAACGACTCGTTGCGTTACTACGGTCGCAATCCGGTGCACCGGCAGTATCACCATCACGAGATGACCTTCGCGATGGCGTACGCCTACTCGGAGAATTTCGTGCTGCCGATCAGCCACGACGAAGTCGTGCACGGCAAGGGATCGATGTACGAGCGCGCGCCGGAGGACGAGTGGCGCAAGTTCGCCACCCTGCGTACCTTCTACGCCTTCATGTGGTCCCATCCGGGCAAGAAGTTGATCTTCATGGGCACCGAGTTCGGCCAACGGCGCGAATTCGACGACCAGCGCGGCGTCGACTGGTACGACTCCGAGCAGTGGGGGCATCGCGGTGTCCAGTTGTTGATCAAGGACCTGAACCGGGTCTACCGTGCCCATCCGGCGCTGTGGAAGCACGATCATGATTCGTCCGGCTTCCGCTGGATCGACGCCGACGATCACGGCGGCAACACGTTCTCCTTCCTGCGCATGGATCCCGGCGACGACGGCGCCGGACAGGTGGTGGCCGCGGTGATCAACTTCTCGCCCGACCCGCGCTACGACCTGCGGATCGGGCTTCCGGCGGAGGGCCGGTGGACGGAGATCCTGAACACCGACGCGGAGCTCTACGACGGCACCGGGCAATTCGGCAACCTCGGCCAGGTGACCGCCTACCCCACCCCGAGCCACGGCTTCGATCACAGCGCCACCGTCACCGTGCCGCCGTTGGGCGCGGTCTGGTTCCGGTTCGATCCCGAGCACCCGATCGAGGATCCGGAGCCGATCCTGAACGACATCGCCGGCTCGATCGCCCCGTCCGGCGCCACAGCCGCCGAGCCTGTCGAAGGACCGGAGGAGCACTGA
- a CDS encoding NUDIX hydrolase, whose protein sequence is MATEFKINIDIDAHGVGRLTIAGGAGVDRESLTQAIGMAAEDALTVRGAYRIEADPAEDDHRARWALVRSGFRLEGRRRQAIETEDHRHVDELIFARLAADVIGGPDGFSAVANSTMPRKRLIAHVLMRDELGRVLLCETTFKRDWELPGGVVEPGESPRLGAIREVREELGFDLEVGGLLAVDWMPPYLGWDDALELIFDGGVVTEQEMAGYRLDPQEIRAVRLIDLAQAEPHLTPLSFRRLTAITALGNGRTLIMEDGRPL, encoded by the coding sequence GTGGCGACGGAATTCAAGATCAATATCGACATCGACGCGCACGGCGTCGGAAGGCTGACCATCGCGGGCGGCGCCGGCGTGGACCGGGAGTCGTTGACGCAGGCGATCGGGATGGCGGCCGAGGACGCCCTGACCGTCCGCGGTGCGTACCGGATCGAGGCCGACCCGGCCGAAGATGATCATCGGGCCCGGTGGGCGCTGGTCCGGTCGGGCTTCCGGCTGGAGGGCCGGCGTCGGCAGGCGATCGAGACCGAAGATCATCGGCACGTCGACGAGTTGATCTTCGCCCGGCTCGCCGCCGACGTGATCGGCGGGCCGGACGGCTTCTCCGCGGTGGCCAATTCGACCATGCCGCGCAAACGGCTGATCGCCCACGTGCTGATGCGCGACGAGCTCGGCCGCGTGCTGCTCTGCGAGACGACGTTCAAGCGCGACTGGGAATTACCCGGAGGCGTCGTCGAGCCGGGCGAGTCGCCGCGGCTGGGCGCGATCCGTGAGGTCCGCGAGGAGCTCGGGTTCGATCTCGAGGTCGGAGGTCTGCTGGCAGTCGACTGGATGCCGCCCTACCTCGGCTGGGACGACGCGCTGGAGTTGATCTTCGACGGCGGGGTGGTGACCGAGCAGGAGATGGCCGGCTATCGGCTTGATCCGCAGGAGATCAGGGCCGTCCGGCTGATCGATCTCGCCCAGGCCGAACCGCACCTGACCCCGTTGTCGTTCCGGCGGCTGACCGCGATCACCGCGCTGGGCAATGGCCGTACCTTGATCATGGAGGACGGCCGCCCGCTCTGA
- a CDS encoding tetratricopeptide repeat protein → MSPTPSNPRGAIDLSDLAAKAQQSQPAAGTVAGQGAPAGAAGASYLVELTEQNFEAEARKSLQYPIIVELTSISRVPAEQQMAASLDELASESGGKFSVARVDMDSAPQLAQALAQAFGVQGIPAVGGLLQGQPVGLAQGVLPKDQLKQLVDELLKAALANGIAGRAEPVSRAALAEADSDEPDPRFAAADEALARGDYAAAVEEFDKLLQANPKDAEAEAGKAQASLLLRTADADPQALIAAAAAPDAPIDTQLAAADAEVATGRVEEAFARLIAVIKKTAGDDRNTVRVRLLELFETVGNSDPRVQKARRDLMAALF, encoded by the coding sequence ATGAGTCCGACGCCGAGCAATCCTCGTGGTGCCATCGACCTGTCCGATCTCGCCGCCAAGGCGCAGCAGAGCCAGCCCGCTGCGGGCACTGTCGCGGGTCAAGGGGCGCCTGCGGGCGCCGCCGGGGCCTCGTACCTGGTCGAGCTGACCGAGCAGAACTTCGAGGCCGAGGCACGCAAGTCGCTGCAGTATCCGATCATCGTCGAGCTGACCTCGATCTCGCGGGTGCCGGCGGAGCAGCAGATGGCGGCCTCGCTGGACGAGCTGGCCTCCGAGAGCGGCGGGAAATTCTCCGTCGCCCGGGTGGACATGGACTCCGCACCGCAGCTGGCGCAGGCGCTGGCCCAGGCGTTCGGTGTGCAGGGCATCCCGGCGGTCGGTGGGCTCCTGCAGGGTCAGCCGGTCGGCTTGGCCCAGGGCGTACTGCCCAAGGATCAACTCAAGCAACTGGTCGACGAGCTGCTGAAGGCAGCGCTGGCCAACGGCATCGCCGGCCGGGCCGAGCCGGTTTCCCGCGCGGCGTTGGCCGAGGCGGACAGCGACGAACCGGATCCGCGCTTCGCGGCCGCCGACGAGGCGCTGGCCCGCGGTGACTACGCCGCCGCGGTGGAGGAGTTCGACAAGCTGCTGCAGGCCAATCCGAAGGACGCCGAGGCCGAGGCCGGCAAGGCTCAGGCCAGCCTGCTGTTGCGTACCGCCGACGCCGATCCGCAAGCGCTGATCGCCGCCGCCGCGGCTCCGGACGCACCGATCGACACCCAACTCGCCGCGGCCGATGCCGAGGTCGCCACCGGCCGGGTGGAGGAGGCTTTCGCCCGGCTGATCGCGGTGATCAAGAAGACCGCCGGCGACGATCGCAACACCGTACGGGTCCGGTTGCTGGAGCTGTTCGAGACCGTCGGCAACAGCGATCCCCGGGTGCAGAAGGCCCGCCGCGACCTGATGGCTGCCCTGTTCTGA
- the pgm gene encoding phosphoglucomutase (alpha-D-glucose-1,6-bisphosphate-dependent), with amino-acid sequence MAHPRAGLPAQPEDLIDVEQVIGAYYDRRPDPADPDQQVVFGTSGHRGSSLDTAFNEAHIAATTQAIVEYRAGQGITGPLFIGKDTHALSKPAWQTAIEVLRAHDVTVLCEQDDQYTPTPAVSRAIINHNREAAPADIADGIVVTPSHNPPRDGGFKYNPPHGGPADTDATKAIAARANELLGDLDRIKRTPFQTAIGDVHRYDYLGSYVADLALALDLAAIKSAGVRIGADPLGGASVEYWGRIAEVYGLDLTVVNPTVDPRWAFMTLDTDGKIRMDCSSPNAMASLIKNKDAYDIATGNDADSDRHGIVTPDAGLMNPNHYLAVAIGYLYAHRDGWRSDAGIGKTLVSSSMIDKVADDLGRRLVEVPVGFKWFVDGLRTGEIGFGGEESAGASFLSRDGSTWTTDKDGILLALLASEILAVTGETPSRHYAELEARHGSPAYARVDAPATREQKAKLGKLDADAITATELAGDKITAVLTRAPGNDAPIGGLKVTTANAWFAARPSGTEDVYKIYAESFRGQDHLTQVQDAAREVVNAVL; translated from the coding sequence ATGGCTCACCCACGTGCAGGATTGCCGGCCCAGCCCGAGGATCTGATCGACGTCGAACAGGTGATCGGCGCCTATTACGACCGCCGTCCCGACCCCGCCGATCCCGATCAGCAGGTCGTGTTCGGCACCTCCGGCCACCGCGGCTCCAGCCTGGACACGGCGTTCAACGAGGCCCACATCGCCGCCACCACCCAGGCCATCGTCGAATATCGGGCCGGGCAGGGCATCACCGGTCCGCTGTTCATCGGCAAGGACACCCACGCGTTGTCCAAACCGGCCTGGCAGACGGCGATCGAGGTGTTGCGCGCGCACGACGTGACGGTGCTGTGTGAGCAGGATGATCAGTACACGCCGACACCGGCGGTGTCCCGGGCGATCATCAATCACAACCGCGAGGCGGCACCGGCCGACATCGCCGACGGAATCGTGGTCACGCCTTCCCACAATCCGCCGCGGGACGGGGGTTTCAAGTACAACCCGCCGCACGGCGGTCCGGCGGACACCGATGCCACGAAAGCCATCGCAGCGCGCGCCAACGAGTTGCTCGGTGACCTCGATCGGATCAAACGGACGCCGTTCCAGACCGCGATCGGAGACGTGCACCGCTACGACTACCTCGGCTCGTACGTTGCCGATCTTGCGCTGGCTCTTGATCTTGCGGCGATCAAGAGCGCAGGCGTGCGGATCGGCGCGGACCCGTTGGGCGGGGCCAGCGTCGAGTACTGGGGCCGGATCGCCGAGGTGTACGGGCTCGACCTGACGGTGGTCAACCCGACAGTCGATCCGCGCTGGGCCTTCATGACCCTGGACACCGACGGCAAGATCAGGATGGACTGCTCGTCGCCGAACGCGATGGCCTCGTTGATCAAGAACAAGGATGCCTACGACATCGCCACCGGCAACGACGCCGACTCCGACCGTCACGGCATCGTCACCCCCGATGCCGGGCTGATGAATCCGAATCACTATCTGGCCGTGGCCATCGGCTACCTGTACGCCCACCGGGACGGCTGGCGGTCCGATGCCGGCATCGGCAAGACGCTGGTCAGTTCGTCCATGATCGACAAGGTGGCCGACGATCTTGGTCGGCGGCTGGTCGAGGTCCCCGTCGGTTTCAAGTGGTTCGTGGACGGGCTGCGTACCGGAGAGATCGGCTTCGGCGGCGAGGAGTCGGCCGGAGCATCCTTCCTGTCCCGTGACGGCAGCACCTGGACCACCGACAAGGACGGCATCCTGCTGGCTCTGCTGGCCAGCGAGATCCTGGCTGTCACAGGGGAAACGCCGAGTCGGCATTACGCCGAGCTGGAAGCACGGCACGGCAGCCCCGCCTACGCGCGGGTGGACGCGCCGGCGACCCGGGAGCAGAAGGCGAAGCTGGGCAAGCTCGACGCCGATGCGATCACCGCCACCGAACTGGCCGGTGACAAGATCACCGCGGTGCTGACCAGGGCACCCGGCAACGACGCGCCGATCGGTGGCCTGAAGGTGACGACGGCCAACGCGTGGTTCGCCGCCCGACCGTCCGGCACCGAGGACGTCTACAAGATCTACGCGGAGTCGTTCCGCGGCCAAGATCATCTGACTCAGGTCCAGGATGCCGCCCGGGAGGTCGTCAACGCGGTGCTCTGA
- a CDS encoding DUF1360 domain-containing protein, whose protein sequence is MAGSSNGDGDKHGAPLTGRRGWWRRVAAEYSGSADRPLGSYLGVMAAYAGFAGGLGLLARSLGRLNSPRAADIVLAGVATHKVTRLIAKDPVTSPMRAPFTRFADRSGDAELAEEARGTGLQKAIGELVSCPFCLGQWVATGFTAGYLFAPRATRVIAAIFTEMAVADFLHFGYSAAEQAQQ, encoded by the coding sequence GTGGCTGGCTCATCGAACGGGGACGGCGACAAGCACGGCGCGCCCCTGACCGGACGACGCGGTTGGTGGCGGCGGGTGGCCGCGGAGTATTCGGGGTCGGCGGATCGCCCGCTGGGCTCATACCTCGGAGTGATGGCCGCCTATGCCGGGTTCGCCGGCGGGCTCGGCCTGTTGGCCCGCAGTCTCGGCCGGCTGAACTCGCCGCGGGCGGCCGACATCGTGTTGGCCGGGGTGGCAACCCACAAGGTGACCCGGCTGATCGCCAAGGACCCGGTGACCAGTCCGATGAGGGCGCCGTTCACCCGCTTCGCCGACCGGTCCGGCGACGCCGAGTTGGCCGAGGAGGCCCGCGGGACGGGGTTGCAGAAGGCGATCGGGGAGCTGGTCAGCTGCCCGTTCTGCCTGGGCCAGTGGGTCGCCACCGGTTTCACCGCCGGCTACCTCTTCGCGCCGAGAGCGACCCGGGTGATCGCGGCGATCTTCACCGAGATGGCAGTGGCCGACTTCCTGCACTTCGGCTACTCGGCGGCCGAGCAGGCCCAGCAGTGA
- a CDS encoding inorganic phosphate transporter, translating into MEALFILIVVIVVALAFDFTNGFHDTGNAMATSIATGALKPRVAVGLSAVLNLVGAFLSIQVALTVTNKIIDIQGDSGAPISSLMGIPILTIILAGLVGGILWNLATWLFGLPSSSSHALFGGLMGAAIAALGWGGVKWDGVITSIILPALFAPVIAALVAAIGTRLVYKITQSLEPAGRDKGFRWGQIGSASLVSLAHGTGDAQKTMGVITLALIAYGSWTSTDSIPLWVKIACALAIATGTYIGGWRVIRTLGKGLVEIEAPQGMAAETASAAAILTSSHLGMALSTTHVATGSILGTGLGKKGAEVRWGVAGRMVVAWVITLPAAGLVGALCWLIAHALGPNVGTAIVLALLIAAASFMFVRSRRTAVNPDNVNSEWEGGLAPGEKAAHAFTENPAKAA; encoded by the coding sequence GTGGAAGCACTCTTCATCCTGATCGTGGTGATCGTGGTCGCGTTGGCGTTCGACTTCACCAACGGTTTTCACGACACCGGCAACGCGATGGCGACCTCGATCGCCACCGGCGCCTTGAAACCTCGAGTTGCCGTCGGCCTGTCCGCCGTGCTCAACCTGGTCGGCGCCTTCCTGTCCATCCAGGTCGCGCTGACGGTGACCAACAAGATCATCGACATCCAGGGTGACAGCGGCGCCCCGATCTCTTCCCTGATGGGGATTCCGATCCTGACCATCATCCTGGCCGGACTGGTCGGCGGCATCCTGTGGAATCTGGCGACCTGGTTGTTCGGGCTGCCGTCCAGTTCCTCGCACGCACTGTTCGGCGGCCTGATGGGCGCGGCGATCGCCGCCCTCGGCTGGGGCGGAGTGAAGTGGGACGGGGTGATCACCTCGATCATCCTGCCGGCACTGTTCGCGCCGGTGATCGCGGCACTGGTCGCGGCGATCGGCACCCGGCTGGTCTACAAGATCACCCAGAGCCTCGAGCCGGCTGGCCGGGACAAGGGCTTCCGCTGGGGCCAGATCGGCAGTGCATCGCTGGTCTCGCTGGCCCACGGCACCGGTGACGCGCAGAAGACGATGGGCGTGATCACGCTCGCACTGATTGCGTACGGCAGTTGGACCAGCACCGACTCGATTCCGTTGTGGGTCAAGATCGCCTGTGCACTGGCGATCGCGACCGGCACCTACATCGGCGGCTGGCGGGTCATCCGTACGCTGGGCAAGGGGCTGGTCGAGATCGAGGCTCCGCAGGGCATGGCCGCCGAAACCGCTTCTGCAGCAGCGATCCTGACCTCGTCCCACCTCGGCATGGCGCTGTCCACCACCCACGTCGCCACCGGCTCCATCCTCGGCACCGGGCTGGGCAAGAAGGGCGCCGAGGTGCGGTGGGGTGTGGCCGGCCGGATGGTGGTGGCCTGGGTGATCACGCTGCCCGCCGCGGGCCTGGTCGGTGCACTCTGCTGGCTGATCGCCCATGCGCTCGGGCCCAACGTCGGCACGGCGATCGTGCTGGCCCTGTTGATCGCGGCTGCCTCGTTCATGTTCGTCCGGTCCCGCCGGACCGCAGTCAACCCGGACAACGTGAACTCCGAATGGGAGGGTGGGCTGGCTCCGGGGGAGAAGGCCGCGCACGCCTTCACCGAGAACCCTGCCAAGGCAGCCTGA